One region of Synechococcus elongatus PCC 11801 genomic DNA includes:
- a CDS encoding RpoD/SigA family RNA polymerase sigma factor encodes MASASAHAVATAQRRTRDNVSWYLSSIGRIPLLTADQEIELGQKVQVMMNLLEDASSDRSFTEAETAAIQLGQRAKERMIKANLRLVVSVAKKYQGKGLEFLDLIQEGALGLERAVEKFDPSKGYKFSTYAFWWIRQSMTRAIACQSRTIRLPVHLTERLSQIRKVTRELAHELGRLPSRQEIAEAVQLPLQDLETILRQSRQCTSLDAPVSGDDGKSFLGELIADPNGSEPMDLMESAMQREQLDAWLEHLTPQERQVLYLRFGLGDGERHTLAEIGRMMEVSRERVRQVEVKALRKLRNLTKRSRIAV; translated from the coding sequence ATGGCAAGTGCTTCGGCCCATGCTGTCGCGACGGCTCAGCGACGAACAAGAGATAACGTGAGCTGGTACCTCAGCTCTATTGGTCGAATTCCGCTGCTCACTGCAGATCAGGAAATCGAGTTGGGTCAGAAAGTGCAGGTGATGATGAACCTGCTTGAAGACGCTTCCAGCGATCGCTCTTTTACCGAGGCAGAGACCGCAGCGATTCAGCTCGGGCAACGCGCCAAAGAGCGAATGATCAAGGCAAACCTGCGTCTTGTCGTCTCGGTCGCAAAGAAATACCAGGGTAAGGGTCTCGAGTTTCTCGACCTCATCCAAGAAGGTGCCTTGGGTCTTGAGCGCGCTGTCGAGAAATTCGATCCTTCCAAGGGCTATAAATTCTCGACCTACGCTTTCTGGTGGATTCGCCAGAGCATGACACGGGCGATCGCCTGCCAATCTCGTACGATTCGCCTACCCGTTCACTTAACTGAACGGCTGAGTCAAATTCGCAAGGTCACCCGCGAGCTGGCCCATGAGCTTGGCCGTCTGCCCTCGCGCCAAGAAATTGCCGAAGCAGTGCAGCTGCCGCTCCAAGACCTCGAAACGATTTTGCGCCAGTCGCGCCAGTGCACCAGCTTGGATGCTCCGGTCAGCGGCGACGACGGCAAGAGCTTCTTGGGTGAATTGATTGCCGATCCCAACGGCAGTGAACCCATGGATCTCATGGAAAGTGCGATGCAGCGCGAGCAGCTCGATGCTTGGCTCGAGCATCTGACCCCCCAAGAGCGCCAGGTGCTCTATCTCCGCTTTGGTCTGGGTGATGGCGAGCGGCACACCTTGGCAGAGATCGGTCGAATGATGGAGGTCTCGCGGGAGCGCGTCCGGCAGGTAGAAGTCAAAGCCCTACGAAAACTGCGCAACTTGACCAAGCGATCGCGGATTGCTGTCTGA
- a CDS encoding glycosyltransferase: protein MPLNSASDVAVTPSPVALPSTPEMNYYQYTAGRRRKAAFVLIAVWGLTLALHLSAGGGVIVWAIAIALAIHCMRLLGSRSHTDPASLPADRADWPRVSLLVAAKNEAEVIDRLVNNLCQLDYPSDRLEVWIIDDASTDATPDRLRQLQSRYPQLRVHRREAGATGGKSGALNEVWPQTTGEFIAVFDADAQAPADLLQQVLPRFQQPQLGAVQVRKAITNSGSNFWTRGQTVEMMLDAYLQQQRVAIGGIGELRGNGQFIRRAALEGCGGFNEETITDDLDLAFRLHLDHWWIDCCIHPAVQEEGVVRSLALWHQRRRWAEGGYQRYLDYWPWLIRNRLGSQRSLDLAIFWLTQYVLPTAAIPDLVFALILKRSPLYGPLAGLTVGLTVISLLRGIRQARSSELRNPWPIGQSLLGVIYMLHWVPVMAYTTARMAFWPKQLRWVKTVHVGETSSVPVA from the coding sequence ATGCCTCTTAATTCAGCCTCGGATGTGGCCGTGACTCCCTCACCTGTGGCACTCCCATCCACCCCAGAGATGAACTATTACCAATACACCGCTGGGCGTCGTCGTAAGGCCGCTTTTGTCCTAATCGCTGTCTGGGGACTGACCCTCGCGCTGCATCTGAGTGCTGGGGGTGGGGTGATAGTCTGGGCGATCGCGATCGCCTTGGCGATCCACTGCATGCGACTCCTGGGCAGCCGCAGTCACACTGACCCCGCCAGCTTGCCTGCCGATCGTGCAGACTGGCCTCGAGTTTCCTTGCTGGTAGCGGCCAAAAATGAAGCCGAGGTCATCGATCGCCTCGTCAACAACCTCTGCCAGTTGGACTATCCCAGCGATCGCCTCGAGGTGTGGATCATCGACGATGCCAGCACCGACGCCACACCCGATCGCCTGCGCCAACTGCAAAGCCGCTATCCCCAACTGCGGGTGCATCGCCGCGAAGCTGGAGCCACAGGGGGCAAGTCAGGAGCACTCAATGAAGTCTGGCCCCAAACGACAGGCGAATTTATTGCAGTCTTTGATGCCGATGCCCAAGCACCAGCCGATTTGCTGCAACAAGTCCTGCCGCGTTTCCAACAGCCCCAATTGGGCGCAGTTCAAGTGCGAAAGGCGATCACTAATAGTGGCAGCAATTTTTGGACGCGGGGACAGACCGTGGAAATGATGCTCGATGCCTACCTGCAACAACAGCGAGTGGCGATCGGAGGCATTGGCGAGCTGCGGGGCAATGGTCAGTTCATCCGGCGAGCTGCCCTAGAAGGCTGTGGGGGCTTTAACGAAGAAACCATTACTGACGACCTCGATTTAGCGTTCCGGCTCCATCTGGATCACTGGTGGATTGACTGCTGCATTCATCCGGCGGTGCAAGAAGAAGGGGTGGTGCGCAGCCTAGCCCTCTGGCATCAGCGACGCCGTTGGGCCGAAGGAGGCTACCAGCGCTATCTCGACTACTGGCCCTGGTTGATCCGCAACCGTCTGGGAAGCCAACGCAGTTTAGATCTCGCGATCTTTTGGCTGACTCAATACGTCCTGCCCACCGCCGCGATTCCCGACCTCGTTTTTGCCCTGATCCTCAAGCGATCGCCCCTCTATGGCCCGCTCGCAGGTTTGACAGTCGGGCTGACAGTGATCAGTTTGCTGCGTGGCATCCGCCAAGCGCGATCGTCAGAATTGCGTAATCCTTGGCCGATCGGACAGAGCCTGCTCGGCGTGATCTACATGCTGCATTGGGTTCCGGTGATGGCCTACACCACCGCTCGCATGGCCTTCTGGCCGAAACAATTGCGCTGGGTCAAAACCGTCCATGTGGGCGAGACCAGCTCGGTCCCTGTTGCTTAA
- a CDS encoding DUF3427 domain-containing protein — protein MVQEPLPTGLYEQLISLGLQRQLQQVPTNRIDLENLDPAEAPQQLAHYLRSLVVIALPHLSGKDKVAAQIELINRLVEVLQTAAPKAIVTDDQLLNPSQRLTEIRSHRLLPGQAGVSRPLIPLSDSTLLVNATGEPNVGQALQHELPSADRVDLLCAFIKWSGLRLLQDRLKTYLESGRSLRVLTTVYLGATDRRALDWLVGQGAEVRVSYDTRRTRLHAKAWFFHRQSGYDTAYIGSSNLSTAALQDGLEWNVRLSGVDNPSILSKFQAAFESYWEEGEFEPYRASEQEQYRFDRALGREQSDTSATIAFFDIHPYAYQQEILERLQAERLLHDRWRNLVVAATGTGKTVMAALDYARLSRDFPKFAGTASPRLLFVAHRKEILQQSLSTFRMVLKQGDFGELLVDGQRPQQWQHVFASVQSLASLDPNQLAADRFAVVIVDEFHHAAADSYRHWLDYLQPQLLLGLTATPERSDGETILNWFDNRIAAELRLWTALDQGLLCPFHYFGIHDSTDLSRLQWRRGGYVSEELSALYTGDDARLRLILKELFDKVPDVSRMRALGFCVSVEHAHYMAYKFQKAGIGAIALDGICDRHTRQEAIQQLRRGELQIIFAVDLFNEGLDIPEINTILLLRPTESATVFLQQLGRGLRLHPGKDCLTVLDFIGQAHRQFRYDWRYRALLGGSRQQFKEQLEQEFPFLPAGCSLQLDRVAQGIILDNLKQSLPSRRSQLLQEAARLGRCSLPEFLTALGLELADFYRLAGSWTRLQRDLGWRRDSPHPDEDRLGRAIANLSHIDDPQRLQFYQQQLSQPTPPDLQHCSSREQRLWQMLMVQVWGTGKQYVALSEALSRFWAAIAIREELQALFEFLVESTDHLVRPLSWTQPIPLQVHGRYSRAEILAAFGALNDQQRYLSREGVYFEPTSQTDLLFVTLKKSEKLFSPTTRYNDYAISPTEFHWESQSTTRATSPTGQRYIHHRDRGSHVILFVRESRQQNGQTLPFLCLGFADYVRHQGDRPMAIRWRLHHPIPAALYPTIAIAV, from the coding sequence ATGGTTCAGGAGCCGCTGCCGACGGGTCTCTATGAGCAGTTGATTTCTCTTGGCCTGCAGCGGCAGTTACAGCAAGTTCCAACAAACAGGATTGATCTCGAGAATCTGGATCCTGCTGAGGCGCCCCAGCAATTAGCGCACTACCTCCGCAGCCTGGTGGTGATCGCCCTGCCCCATCTCAGTGGGAAGGATAAGGTCGCAGCGCAGATTGAGCTGATCAACCGTCTGGTTGAAGTCTTACAAACGGCAGCTCCAAAAGCGATCGTGACGGACGATCAGCTCCTCAATCCCAGTCAACGACTGACGGAGATTCGTAGCCACCGGCTGCTCCCCGGACAAGCCGGTGTCAGTCGGCCCCTGATTCCGCTCAGCGACAGTACGCTACTGGTCAATGCCACGGGCGAACCGAATGTCGGACAGGCGCTACAGCATGAATTACCCTCTGCCGATCGCGTCGATCTCCTCTGTGCCTTTATCAAGTGGTCTGGGCTACGACTGCTGCAAGACCGACTCAAAACCTATTTGGAAAGCGGGCGATCGCTGCGCGTCCTCACCACGGTTTATCTAGGAGCAACTGATCGCCGGGCGTTAGATTGGCTGGTTGGGCAAGGTGCAGAAGTACGGGTGAGCTACGACACCCGCCGCACTCGTCTCCATGCCAAAGCTTGGTTTTTTCATCGTCAGAGTGGCTACGACACAGCCTATATCGGCTCATCCAACCTCTCGACTGCGGCGCTGCAAGATGGGCTGGAGTGGAATGTACGTCTCTCGGGTGTTGATAACCCCAGCATTTTGAGTAAATTTCAAGCCGCCTTTGAGAGCTACTGGGAAGAAGGCGAGTTTGAGCCCTATCGAGCGAGTGAGCAAGAGCAGTACCGCTTCGATCGCGCCTTGGGTCGTGAGCAATCGGATACCTCGGCCACAATCGCTTTCTTCGATATCCATCCCTACGCCTACCAACAGGAAATTCTGGAGCGTTTGCAAGCAGAACGGCTCCTGCACGATCGCTGGCGCAATCTGGTTGTAGCAGCCACTGGCACTGGCAAGACCGTGATGGCAGCGCTGGACTATGCACGCCTGAGCCGCGACTTTCCCAAATTTGCTGGAACAGCCTCGCCACGACTATTGTTTGTTGCCCACCGTAAGGAAATTTTGCAGCAAAGCCTCAGCACGTTTCGGATGGTACTCAAGCAGGGCGATTTCGGTGAACTACTCGTCGATGGTCAGCGGCCTCAGCAGTGGCAGCATGTCTTTGCTTCGGTGCAGTCCCTGGCCAGCCTCGATCCAAATCAACTCGCAGCCGATCGCTTTGCCGTGGTGATTGTCGATGAGTTTCACCATGCCGCTGCCGACAGCTATCGTCACTGGCTGGACTATCTGCAACCACAACTATTGCTTGGGCTGACAGCGACGCCTGAGCGGAGTGATGGCGAGACCATTCTGAATTGGTTTGACAACCGAATTGCGGCTGAACTCCGTCTCTGGACAGCTCTAGATCAAGGCTTGCTCTGTCCTTTTCACTATTTCGGGATTCACGACAGCACTGATCTCTCACGCTTACAGTGGCGTCGGGGTGGCTATGTCAGTGAAGAGCTGAGTGCGCTCTATACCGGCGATGATGCTCGGCTCCGGCTAATTCTCAAAGAGTTGTTCGATAAAGTGCCTGATGTCTCGCGCATGCGAGCCTTGGGCTTTTGCGTCAGTGTGGAACACGCTCACTACATGGCGTATAAGTTTCAAAAAGCTGGCATTGGTGCGATCGCCCTGGATGGTATTTGCGATCGCCACACTCGTCAGGAAGCTATTCAGCAATTACGACGCGGCGAGTTGCAGATTATCTTTGCGGTCGATCTGTTTAACGAGGGTTTAGATATTCCGGAGATCAATACGATTCTGCTGTTGCGCCCCACGGAGTCTGCCACGGTTTTTCTGCAGCAGCTCGGGCGCGGACTCCGGCTCCATCCTGGTAAAGACTGCCTGACTGTTTTGGATTTTATTGGTCAAGCGCATCGGCAGTTTCGCTATGACTGGCGCTATCGAGCTTTGTTGGGGGGCAGTCGCCAACAATTCAAAGAGCAATTAGAGCAGGAATTCCCCTTTCTGCCGGCTGGCTGTAGTCTGCAACTCGATCGCGTTGCCCAGGGGATCATTCTCGATAATCTCAAGCAGAGCCTACCGAGCCGGCGATCGCAACTGTTGCAAGAAGCTGCCCGTCTTGGCCGCTGTTCTTTACCAGAATTCTTAACCGCACTGGGATTAGAGTTAGCAGATTTCTATCGCTTGGCCGGATCGTGGACTCGTCTGCAGCGCGACCTTGGTTGGCGCCGGGATTCCCCGCATCCCGATGAAGATCGCTTGGGGCGTGCGATCGCTAACCTCTCCCACATAGATGATCCGCAGCGACTGCAGTTCTATCAGCAACAGTTGAGTCAGCCAACACCACCGGATCTGCAGCACTGTAGTTCGCGAGAACAGCGTCTCTGGCAAATGCTGATGGTGCAAGTGTGGGGAACGGGGAAGCAGTATGTTGCTTTGTCTGAAGCGCTTTCACGTTTTTGGGCCGCGATCGCGATTCGGGAAGAACTGCAAGCCTTGTTCGAATTCCTGGTGGAATCCACCGATCATCTAGTTCGGCCGCTCAGCTGGACGCAACCCATTCCGCTACAAGTGCACGGTCGCTATAGCCGCGCCGAAATTCTGGCCGCCTTTGGAGCGCTCAATGATCAACAACGCTACCTCAGCCGTGAAGGTGTTTATTTTGAGCCAACGAGTCAAACTGATCTACTCTTCGTCACTCTGAAAAAGTCGGAGAAACTGTTCTCGCCCACGACTCGCTACAACGACTATGCCATCAGTCCTACGGAGTTTCATTGGGAAAGCCAGAGTACAACCCGCGCTACTTCTCCCACTGGACAACGCTATATCCACCACCGCGATCGTGGCAGTCATGTGATTTTGTTTGTCCGTGAAAGCCGCCAACAGAATGGACAAACCCTGCCGTTTCTCTGTCTAGGATTTGCCGATTACGTCAGACATCAAGGCGATCGCCCGATGGCAATTCGCTGGCGACTTCATCACCCAATTCCGGCTGCCCTCTATCCGACGATCGCGATCGCGGTTTGA
- a CDS encoding hybrid sensor histidine kinase/response regulator translates to MSPTSDNVLRSLFLRETRENLQLLSSTLSQLEAGLPEATTLADASRAAHSLKGAAALLKFETFRQLAAGLESCLSLLAEAELPDYAASLPLFQQTTTLLVTATDRIEADADDLGLLPDEGQHLVEQLTRLQGTLETALHTPVDQQEVVENTLEDLLSQDFEPVLPPADPSLDETLDALLGDLEELGKPADSDDDRPPLEELNFDLEDWIEASEEASQAAEVDVAAQLKVLEAAIADLTQQSQEQPLTLGIDPAVLSAVIQAPPRLPVTLTLEPVTKARSQDRGPVAFEQTLRVPVRQLDNLSNLVGEIVVSRNTLESDQSHLRETLENLMLQVHQLGDLGERMRELYERSLLETALAARRQLVGAPSAVATSNLSTFPTDQFDDLELDRFSGFHSISQEMMELLVRLREAASDIDFMVNEPFDQLTRNFQQITLQLQSELNQTRMVPFSDLTDQLPRAVREISRRCGKGAHLEIEGQDILIDKMILQKLQAPMTHLINNALSHGIETAEVRQYRNKSPEGTLVVRASLQGNRTLITVSDDGAGIDAEQVKIKALSRGLITPEEAAGMRVREIYELLFRPGFSTRDQADELAGRGVGLDVVRRALHEIQGEIVVDSELGKGTTFTFRLPLTLSITKALTCLHERARLAFPMDSVEEMLDIPQQRLSMGPQGQLALDWHNQSLPVFPLSSLLNFYLPFGRTRYYNNLGDDGVVSIVILRNDNEYLAVQTDQIEGEREIVIKQIEGPIAKPLGILGVTVRSDGQVMPIVDVLELFDIAYGRVRQRQTAPTPPSSDELNTATEPMVLIVDDSITVRELLSMTFKKAGYIVEQARNGQEALEKLYSGLPCDLVFCDIEMPKMNGLELLERLQADPKLRRLPVAMLTSRGADRHRQIAAHLGARAYFSKPYLEEQLLEASARLRNGERLI, encoded by the coding sequence ATGTCACCCACCAGTGATAATGTCCTGCGATCGCTGTTTCTCCGAGAAACGCGGGAGAATTTACAGCTTCTCAGCAGCACTCTCAGCCAGCTCGAAGCAGGCCTCCCAGAAGCGACCACGCTGGCGGACGCATCTCGGGCGGCTCACTCGCTCAAGGGTGCAGCGGCTTTGCTTAAGTTCGAAACCTTCCGACAGCTCGCAGCAGGTCTGGAATCTTGTCTATCGCTTCTCGCCGAGGCAGAGCTACCGGACTACGCTGCCAGTCTGCCCCTGTTTCAGCAGACAACGACCCTGCTCGTGACCGCCACTGATCGGATCGAGGCGGACGCTGATGATCTCGGCTTGCTGCCTGATGAAGGGCAGCACTTGGTCGAACAGTTGACCCGGCTGCAAGGAACGCTGGAAACCGCTCTTCACACGCCTGTCGATCAGCAGGAAGTGGTTGAAAACACCCTTGAAGATTTACTCAGTCAAGACTTTGAGCCTGTCTTGCCACCTGCCGATCCCAGTTTGGATGAGACGCTGGATGCCTTGCTCGGCGATCTCGAAGAACTCGGGAAGCCTGCTGACTCCGACGACGATCGCCCACCGCTGGAAGAACTTAACTTTGACCTTGAAGACTGGATTGAGGCCAGTGAAGAAGCATCGCAGGCAGCTGAAGTAGACGTTGCCGCCCAGCTCAAAGTTCTAGAAGCCGCGATCGCCGATCTGACACAACAGTCCCAAGAGCAACCCCTGACGCTGGGGATCGATCCCGCCGTCTTGAGTGCTGTCATTCAAGCCCCACCACGGCTACCTGTAACGTTGACCCTAGAGCCCGTCACCAAAGCCCGCAGCCAGGATCGAGGCCCTGTGGCCTTCGAGCAGACGTTGCGGGTCCCCGTACGGCAATTGGATAACCTCAGTAACCTGGTTGGGGAAATCGTTGTCAGCCGGAATACCCTCGAAAGCGACCAATCCCACCTGCGGGAAACCCTCGAGAACCTGATGCTGCAGGTGCATCAGCTAGGGGATCTGGGTGAGCGGATGCGGGAACTGTACGAGCGATCGCTGCTGGAAACCGCACTGGCGGCTCGCCGGCAACTGGTCGGAGCCCCTAGCGCCGTCGCAACGAGTAATCTTTCCACCTTCCCCACTGATCAGTTCGACGATCTAGAACTCGATCGCTTCAGTGGTTTCCACTCCATCTCCCAAGAAATGATGGAGTTGCTGGTGCGGTTGCGCGAGGCGGCCTCAGACATTGACTTCATGGTCAATGAACCGTTTGACCAACTGACCCGCAACTTCCAGCAAATTACTCTGCAACTGCAGAGCGAGCTGAACCAGACGCGCATGGTCCCCTTCTCGGACCTCACCGACCAGCTCCCGCGTGCCGTTCGGGAGATTTCGCGCCGCTGCGGTAAAGGGGCTCACCTCGAGATTGAGGGGCAAGACATCTTGATTGACAAGATGATCCTGCAAAAACTGCAGGCGCCCATGACCCACTTGATTAACAACGCCCTCAGTCATGGCATTGAAACTGCAGAAGTGCGGCAATACCGCAATAAATCCCCGGAGGGAACGCTGGTAGTTCGGGCTTCGCTGCAGGGCAACCGGACCCTGATTACCGTCAGTGACGACGGGGCAGGCATTGATGCGGAGCAGGTGAAGATCAAAGCTCTCTCACGGGGTCTGATTACCCCAGAAGAAGCCGCAGGCATGCGCGTGCGGGAGATTTACGAACTCCTGTTCCGTCCGGGCTTTAGTACCCGCGACCAAGCTGATGAGCTCGCTGGACGCGGGGTTGGCTTGGATGTAGTGCGGCGAGCGCTGCATGAAATTCAAGGCGAGATTGTGGTCGATTCGGAGCTGGGTAAAGGAACGACCTTTACCTTCCGACTACCCTTGACGCTCTCGATTACCAAAGCCTTGACCTGTCTACACGAGCGGGCACGGCTGGCCTTCCCGATGGACAGCGTCGAGGAGATGCTCGACATTCCTCAGCAACGCCTCTCGATGGGGCCGCAAGGCCAACTAGCGTTGGACTGGCACAATCAATCGCTGCCAGTGTTTCCACTCTCATCACTGCTGAATTTCTACCTGCCATTCGGGCGCACTCGCTACTACAACAATCTGGGTGATGACGGCGTGGTGTCGATTGTCATCCTGCGCAATGACAACGAGTACCTCGCCGTTCAGACCGATCAGATTGAGGGCGAGCGTGAAATTGTGATCAAGCAGATCGAAGGTCCGATCGCCAAACCCCTCGGCATTCTGGGGGTCACGGTTCGCTCCGACGGTCAGGTGATGCCAATTGTCGACGTCTTGGAACTGTTTGACATCGCCTATGGACGGGTGCGGCAGCGCCAGACAGCTCCAACGCCACCCAGTTCTGATGAACTCAACACCGCGACCGAACCCATGGTGCTGATTGTCGATGACTCGATCACCGTCCGCGAACTGCTGTCGATGACCTTCAAGAAGGCAGGCTACATCGTCGAGCAGGCGCGCAATGGTCAAGAGGCCCTTGAAAAACTCTATTCGGGACTGCCCTGCGATCTGGTCTTCTGCGATATCGAGATGCCGAAGATGAATGGCCTAGAGCTCTTGGAGCGCCTGCAGGCGGACCCCAAACTGCGGCGGTTACCAGTGGCTATGCTGACATCGCGAGGTGCCGATCGCCATCGACAGATCGCGGCTCACTTGGGGGCACGGGCCTACTTCTCCAAGCCCTACCTCGAGGAGCAACTGTTGGAGGCATCAGCACGCCTGAGAAACGGCGAACGGCTGATTTAG
- a CDS encoding peroxiredoxin → MAIAVGDVAPDFSLPAQDGSTVSLSDFRGQKPVVLYFYPKDDTPGCTIEACSFRDSYTAFQEAGAVVLGVSSDSVESHQRFAKKYNLPFQLLSDEGDRLRQSYGVPKTLFVIPGRVTYVIDKEGKVRHIFDSLLNAQAHIQESLNILRSL, encoded by the coding sequence ATGGCGATCGCAGTTGGTGATGTCGCGCCCGACTTTTCCTTGCCGGCTCAAGATGGTTCGACAGTCTCGCTGAGTGACTTCCGAGGTCAAAAGCCCGTCGTCCTCTACTTCTATCCCAAGGACGACACGCCGGGTTGCACCATCGAAGCCTGCAGCTTCCGCGATAGCTACACCGCCTTTCAAGAGGCTGGTGCAGTGGTGCTGGGGGTCAGTAGCGACTCGGTAGAGTCACACCAGCGCTTTGCGAAAAAGTACAACCTGCCCTTTCAACTCCTCAGCGACGAGGGCGATCGTCTGCGCCAGTCCTACGGCGTCCCCAAGACGCTATTTGTGATTCCCGGCCGTGTCACCTACGTGATTGATAAAGAAGGCAAAGTCCGCCATATCTTTGATTCACTCCTGAATGCCCAAGCCCACATTCAGGAATCGCTGAATATTCTGCGATCGCTCTAA
- a CDS encoding Mrp/NBP35 family ATP-binding protein produces MTLTTAAVLDALRPVEDPELRRSLVELNMIRDVAIAGDQVSFRLVLTTPACPLREFIVADCEKAVKALPGVATVNIDVGAEIPQQRSLPDRQGIGGVRNILAISSGKGGVGKSTVSVNTAVALAKAGARVGLLDADIYGPNTPTMLGVADAQPQVKPSPQGDILIPIETHGIKLVSMAFLIDPDQPVMWRGPMLNGIIRQFLYQTEWGELDYLIVDMPPGTGDAQLTLAQAVPLAGAVIVTTPQTVSLLDSRKGLRMFQQLKVPVLGIVENMSFFIPPDLPDRRYDIFGSGGGEKTARELEVPLLGGIPLEIPLREGGDRGVPIVVSQPESASAQALTAIAQKMAAAISVAALTP; encoded by the coding sequence ATGACTTTGACGACCGCGGCTGTTTTGGATGCTCTGCGTCCCGTAGAAGATCCTGAGCTCCGTCGCAGCTTGGTGGAACTCAACATGATTCGCGATGTGGCGATCGCGGGTGATCAGGTTAGTTTTCGGCTGGTTCTGACGACGCCGGCTTGTCCGTTGCGTGAGTTCATCGTGGCAGATTGCGAAAAAGCGGTGAAAGCCCTACCGGGTGTCGCCACTGTCAATATCGACGTTGGGGCCGAAATTCCCCAGCAACGCAGCCTGCCCGATCGCCAAGGCATTGGCGGCGTGCGCAATATTCTGGCGATCTCCAGCGGTAAGGGCGGGGTCGGCAAAAGCACCGTCTCGGTCAACACTGCTGTTGCTCTGGCCAAAGCAGGGGCACGAGTGGGTCTGCTCGATGCGGATATCTACGGACCCAATACCCCCACTATGCTCGGGGTTGCCGATGCTCAGCCGCAGGTCAAGCCCAGTCCTCAAGGGGACATCCTGATTCCGATTGAGACCCACGGAATCAAGCTGGTATCGATGGCCTTTTTGATTGACCCCGATCAGCCGGTGATGTGGCGGGGGCCTATGCTCAACGGCATCATTCGCCAGTTTCTCTATCAGACAGAATGGGGCGAACTGGACTACCTGATCGTTGATATGCCACCGGGAACGGGGGACGCCCAACTGACGCTAGCCCAAGCGGTGCCTCTGGCTGGAGCGGTGATTGTCACAACGCCGCAAACGGTGTCCTTGCTGGATTCGCGCAAGGGCTTACGGATGTTCCAGCAGCTCAAGGTGCCGGTGTTGGGCATTGTCGAGAACATGAGCTTCTTCATTCCGCCGGATCTGCCCGATCGCCGCTACGACATTTTTGGTTCCGGCGGTGGCGAGAAAACCGCTCGCGAGCTAGAAGTGCCCCTGCTAGGGGGTATTCCCCTCGAAATTCCGCTGCGGGAAGGCGGCGACCGCGGTGTACCGATCGTGGTCAGTCAGCCCGAATCCGCCTCGGCACAAGCCTTAACTGCGATCGCCCAAAAGATGGCAGCTGCCATCTCCGTCGCTGCGTTGACGCCATAA
- the rodA gene encoding rod shape-determining protein RodA produces the protein MLARSFRFGQWRQRFAFLDAWKDLDRWLLFIPIGLTLLGGLLIRSTQANQDFADWWQHWITGAVGVGLALAIARWRYDNWLKLQWWLYGATCLSLIAVRFVGTTALGAERWISIGGFNVQPSEFAKPLMIVVLAGILSRETADRLPGLLKAIAIMSVPWLLIFLQPNLGTSLIFGAIVFGMLYWANAKPGWLLLMLSPLPSAILFEALPWVWPIWLGWMTYVGWQSFAWHWRGAIGALLTNITSGVVAGWAWENLLQDYQRDRLILFLDPNKDPLGGGYNLIQARIAIGAGGLWGQGLHQGTQTQLRFIPEQHTDFIFSAVGEELGFVGSIAVILLFWLVCWRLIAIATSARDNFGSLLAIGVLSMLVFQIVINISMTIGLGPVTGIPLPWLSYGRSALLANFIAIGIVESVWRFRQISRY, from the coding sequence ATGCTGGCTCGCAGCTTTCGGTTTGGACAGTGGCGCCAACGGTTTGCCTTTCTCGACGCTTGGAAGGATCTAGATCGCTGGCTGCTGTTTATTCCGATCGGGCTGACGCTGCTGGGTGGTCTCCTGATCCGCAGTACTCAAGCCAATCAGGACTTTGCAGACTGGTGGCAACACTGGATTACTGGCGCGGTGGGTGTGGGACTGGCGCTGGCGATCGCCCGTTGGCGCTATGACAACTGGCTGAAGCTGCAGTGGTGGCTCTATGGCGCCACCTGCCTCTCGCTGATTGCGGTGCGCTTTGTGGGAACCACTGCACTGGGAGCCGAACGCTGGATCAGTATTGGCGGCTTCAACGTCCAGCCCTCAGAGTTTGCCAAACCGCTGATGATTGTTGTGCTGGCGGGCATTTTGAGCCGCGAGACCGCCGATCGCCTCCCAGGACTACTGAAAGCGATCGCCATCATGTCAGTCCCTTGGCTGTTGATCTTCCTGCAGCCCAACCTTGGGACGTCCTTGATCTTTGGGGCGATTGTCTTTGGCATGCTCTACTGGGCCAATGCCAAACCAGGTTGGCTCTTATTGATGCTGTCGCCATTGCCCTCAGCCATTTTGTTTGAGGCGCTGCCTTGGGTCTGGCCCATCTGGCTGGGCTGGATGACCTATGTGGGCTGGCAAAGTTTCGCGTGGCACTGGCGTGGCGCGATCGGAGCATTACTGACCAATATTACCAGTGGGGTTGTTGCCGGTTGGGCTTGGGAAAACCTGTTGCAGGACTACCAACGCGACCGGCTGATCCTCTTTCTCGATCCCAACAAGGACCCACTTGGGGGCGGCTATAACCTGATTCAAGCGCGGATTGCGATCGGGGCAGGGGGACTCTGGGGGCAAGGGCTGCATCAGGGCACGCAAACCCAGTTGCGCTTCATTCCAGAGCAGCACACGGACTTCATCTTCTCAGCGGTGGGTGAAGAGTTGGGCTTTGTTGGCTCGATCGCAGTCATCCTGCTGTTCTGGTTGGTGTGCTGGCGGTTGATTGCGATCGCGACCAGTGCCCGCGACAACTTTGGCTCATTGCTGGCGATCGGGGTGCTCTCGATGCTGGTCTTCCAGATTGTCATCAATATTTCGATGACGATTGGACTTGGCCCAGTCACGGGTATTCCGCTGCCTTGGCTCAGCTATGGGCGATCGGCACTTCTCGCCAATTTCATCGCGATTGGCATTGTGGAGTCGGTTTGGCGCTTCCGACAGATCAGCCGCTACTAA